The genomic region TAGGCTTTACAACAACAGATTCTCCTTTAGAATACTATCAGTGCAATCTCCTTCTCATATCAGTGATGTGACAGTGGGAGAAAAAATAGACTACTTACACCGCATGTGTTTAATATTACAATTTTGTATTACGTTTTAGTTCAGGTTCACATTACATACAATTGTTAGAACTagagccctaatttaaatgctgGGCAAAATCTAAAGTCTAATTGAAGCTTGTAATAACTATGCAAAATCTATTTGCAAATTTAATACGAGAAAGATGCTAAACACAAACAGGGTCAGCTAAAAGCTGTCTCACGCCACAATGCCCTTAGTTCATGCAAGAGAACATTGCTCATAGACTGACTTTGCACCTTGCCCGTCattttaaattagggcccctgGTGTTCTGTATTTGAGTTTCTCACTAATGCAACACAGGTCTACATTATGTACACACAACTTAAATCTCTCCATGAATGGCTCTCTAATGAAGTTCAGGTGACCGTGACATCCATTGATAGGGCAGTGAGAACATTCCCTAAGGCAGACAAGTGACTATTTAATATGCATTACCTATGCCTCTGCAGAGAATAGTGCTTACATATAATAAACAGCCTCCAATAGCAGGGGCATTTTGTTTAACCTTTGAGTTGTGTATTGTCTCTGCTGGAAATGACGGTCATGGGTTTGTAATCCACAATGTATGATGGATTTGTAGAAACAACGTAATTATGTGTGATGAACTGCTATAAAACAGGGCTTCGCCCAGAGAACTTTggagttgctgctggaactttACTGGTGGTAACATGTACCCAGCCGTGGTTCCCATCCCTGATCGTAATTAATCTTCACTGCTGCCTGTATTGCCTTGTCTTTAATCATTTTCACTACATGACTCTGGAAGTCAAGATTTCAGTCAGCCTTGGAAGTTTAGCCACAAACATTTTAGTTtaaagtttgttttttctttaatcTTTCCTCAGCAAATTACATATGTGCACATTTTAGATATTCATAGGCAAGAGTCTCGAGTTCCAGAGACCATATCCAAAACATTCAACAATAGCAACATTTTATTGATCTTTCTCAACTTGTGACATTTAtagagaaatggaaagagaggACACTACTATTATTAACATCAAATTTCTTTCTTAACTAGGCTacaacaccccaccccccttacAAATGTATACACTGAAAAAAGGCTTAATACCATGAGGGAAAAGGTCTCTCATAGATCTCAACATTTTAAAAATCTCATCAGCAAAAACACTTCAAGTAAATCTACACAAGTTGTATATTCTTGCAGCCACTTTATAGAAAAACTCTCCAACTTGGTAACCTCATACATTTTACAACCCCATTTCCAAAAACGTTGGGacgctgtgtaaaatgtaaataaaaacagaatatgaTAACTTGCAAATCATTTGCACCCATATTTAGACTTTAGACGACATATTAAATGTTGTAATAGACCAATTTCACAAttctataaaaaaatatatgctcattttgaatttgatgcctgCAATacatattattaaaaaaatgggATGGGGCAATAAaaggctggaaaagttgtgcaATGCTAGAGAAAACAAGGAGGAACATTTCACAACTAGGTTAACTGGCATCCTCATTGGGTAGAAAAAGAGCATCTCAGATTGGTTGAGTATGTGGTATTCATCACTGATATATCAGATGACACTACATTAAAAACACAGCTGTGTCTGTAATTCAAATCATTgcatgggctcaggaaaacttctGATTATCAGTCTACAAACACAGTTTGATGCTCCATCCACAAACTCTGAAAAACTCTACCATCCAAAGAGGAAACCACATTTAGACATGATCCAGAAGTTCCACAATCTTATCAGACCTATTAAAATGAACTGAGGCGAAGTAGGACACTGTCCTGTGGTAAGCCCAATCAAAAGGTGTAATTCATTTTTAGAAATACTGGGCTCTGGGCTGAAGAGGGACCATCTAACTTGTTATTAGCGTACAGTCCAAAAGCCATCTAAGATGGTATGGAGGTGCTTTAGTGCCTGCCCATATGAGCAGCTTGCAAATTTGGAGAGCCAGAATTAATGCTGAATGTTATACAGGTTTTGGCCAACATATGCAATCATgcaggcaatgtctttttcaggaaaggccttgaatatttcaggaaaataatgCCAAACTGTATTCTACACATATTACAAGAGTTATCGCTCCATAGTAAAGTCCAGGTACTAAAATGGCCTGTTTGCGGCCCAGACCTGTCACACTTGATGTATATTGGGATGGAAAACACTATTATGAAGACCTCAGACTGTTGAGCAGCTGAAATATATAACATCTCTTGCTCAAAACTCCAATAACTAGTCTCCTCAGTTACCaatgtttagaaaatgttgtTAAAAGACTAGGTGACGCAACACAATGGTAAACATGCCCCTGTCCCAACATATAGCTGGCATTCTCCATTTAAGAATGACcatatatctatattttttaaaaacaatacaattgaTGTTATCTTTGCACTATTTTCTATTAAACATATGATTTAGGCTGCATATCTTGAAAATCATAGCATTCTGTTaatgtttacattttacacatcaTCACAATTTTGGAAGGGGGGTTGTAAGTCTATAAGCCCAACTGGATAAACGTATTGTACAATTCAGCAAATTGCTCCACACAGCCTGCTTGGCGATGGCGCTGTttgtgcattaaaaaaaaacaaaaaaatgactCCGGTATTCATACACAGTTCTAAaagctcaaatatcaacaatctTTCAACAGAATCATGGACAGTCTCTTGAATGCAAGCCTATAGCTAGAGACTAGAGCTGGGCTAGAGGCACAGCGGAAATGAACAAACTGGTGGTTGAGAACACTGCTAGCTCCCAAAACTACAGCCTGACCTTTGGTGCCTGATGAGGCTGCCCTGTGTAGTGTACCATCTCCCACAGCCAGCGCAGCTGTGGGATCGTGTCTGGCCCGTATGGATGCTCAGATGTCTCTTCATGTGGCTGGACTGTGTGAAGTGGCGGCCGCAGTGGATGCAGCGAAAGGGCTTCTCACCcgtgtgcacacgcacatggTTTGTAAGCTGGTGGCGGTGTGAGAAGCGTTTTCCACAGCGGACGCAGCCAAACGGCTTTTCACCTGTGTGCACGCGCTCGTGTCGCTTGAGGTGCGCCATCTGGAAAAAGACTTTCCCACACGATATGCAACGAAAAGGGGCATTGCCAGTGTTCCCTAATGAAGCCCGGCCAAGCTGCTGGGACCTCTCAGCCTGGTTTGCCTGGTGAGCTTGAGTCAGGTGGCAAGGTGATGTGGTGGGCATTTCACCTCTGTGATTTAAGGGAGGGCATGTTATATTGGAGCCACTTGTACTGTTACTGATCATATTCCCATGCTCAGATATGTTCCAGTCTGAGGTCATGTCTGTCTCCACTTTAATGGGCACTGAATCAACAAGCACCAGATCTGGCTCCCAGTCTATGGAACCAGCTGAGAGCAGACAGTTAGTGGCACTCTCAGAAGTGCCCTTATTTCTGGAGAAAGTCCCATGATCCACATCTGCATTTGATATGTTAGTGTTAGCACCTGACTTTCTCTGTTCCTGGGCCCATGCTAAAGGATCTTCTAGTAACTGACCAGCTTCTTGCCAAGTCCTGAACTGGGAATCATCTTCTGTttgcctctctgcctctctgttgTGCTTCAAAGTGTGGGCTTGAGGATGAGGGTGACTGGTCTTGTCGGAGTCTGATTTCTGAAGGGGCCTTGTCTCTTCCGTCCTGACTTCTTCGGAGGAATTGACACAGCCTTCATTGTAGTCATCGGTCACAACATTTTCTAAAACACCAGCAAGAAGTTACACACAACAAGATGTCAGTGTTAAGCTTTATTAGGATAGAGAAGTGCAGTAATTATTTGATATATATTATGAGAAGCTGTTGGCATTTGTCATCAATGGGTTCTAGTTCGCCTTACGTCTGTCACTCATGCTGTAGCCTAGACTACAATGGGAATGATGCATATGCTATATCATTTTCAGTTATTGATAGCAAAGTGTTTGATTATTTGATTACTATGAGTGTTTAATAATAGATTACACAATGTACAATATTAAAGGTGACAGAATGGAGGAACAAAGTATTCTGTTCTCTGATGTTAACATAAAAGATAAGCAGCTTTGGTCTGTCAAGAAACATGGTCAGCTGCTATTTCTTTTCACAAGACCATTTATAACTCTATAACTAGGTTGGGGAATAAAATGGCCCATTTTAGCAGATATCTAGCACCCCTTCATGCTTATCTGGTTCTCAAATGAATAATTAAATGACCTTTACATTGATTGGCTGGCAGCCAATCACCGTGCATTACAGGCTCCAACAACTTCTACCAGAGACAGTTCTTTGCTTCTACCTGAATCTCTAACTCAAAGTGGTAACGTAATGTGTGGAAGGGGCCAGTGATCAGAGAGATGGTTTACTTCACACTCTCTGTCCTCTTTAAATTGGCCTGTTTTTAGCAGCCATTTCAAAGTCAGAGATTTCCATATGAAGGAGGAAACAACCATGCTTTGGGTACACAGTAGCTCTGCGACCATAGACCAAACTTTCCTTATTCAACAAAGCCAAGGTAAAAATGTTCTTAAAAATAGACCTCCTAGCAAATGTATATCTGGGTTAATTAAATTTCCAAGCAAAATCTTTGTTTATGTGATtgaaatatataatttaatttgaGGTTGTTTATATAGctcactttcttttcttttataaTTTCTGTTCTTCAAAAATTAAACACCATGAACGGCATGAATGAAAGAACACAACCCAATGATATGTGGACATGTGTAATGAAGTATTGAGCAACAAGATGTAATTTCCAACTTGGCATTGCCTACCTCTTGATAGACACGATGTGGTATAATCTGCAGTGTTATCTTCAGTCTTGACTGTTGCCAGTTCTTTGCTTGCACCTGTTAACTAAAACATAGGAAGTTGTCATGAGTCATACAATAACaactattacattttgtcaCTTTTAAAAGGttatctgtatatatatatatatatatatatatatatatatatatatatatatatatatatatatatatatatatatatatatattgctgcTGGCCATGAGTATTTTGATTTCTGTGCAAGGGCCGCTTCTGACTGGTATCCTGATTTTGTGACACAGGACCATGTTCCACTTCTGGTATTGAATTGCTATTCTCTGTAAATAGAAAAAAACACCACTCCCATGAAGTTTTAATATCAACATTGCATTTAGAACTACATTTGCCCTGCCCTATAAGGGAAAGCATACAGCCTTTTAAGATGCATGAAACAAACTAACCCATGAGAGGCACAGGCCTACAATGAATTGAAGGTTAGGCTCCTGGCTTACGAGTAGGCTAGGCACTGATGTCGAAAGAACATGATCAAGATAATTTAGGGATCAGTGACTCCTGAAGTTATCTGgataagccagtaaccttgCTTCAAATAGTAGCATTCTTGTATCAAGATACCCTCCAAACTACTAGGCCTAGTAGGCCTACGGACTAAACCCATGaaatgtaggataggctactcAGGATACTATTTACAGACCTCTGCTATAATATCTGAAATCTCTAGAACGGCATAGTGCAGCTGTCCATAAGACCACATACTGTGGGGGTCGCCCGATAAAATCTCATCGCCACAAGACTTAAACACAACATCTGGGCGACTCACGGAAGCTTTGAATGGAGTGGAATGTTTTGCCCCGCATATGGACACCAGCAGGTGAAGACAACCTTCCTAAACCATATCCCTGTGCTCCATGCCTCTCCGAGCATACGCGCCGACAACGAAGTTTCGTCATTTGCAGTTTTTTCTTCAGAGAGTCGATCTCGTTTTGACTCTTCGAAATTTCAAGGCGCAAAACTGCGTAGCCATCATCCACTACTTTACAAATTTCTGACACTGCTGCGTTGGCCAAGACCTCCAGTATAGAGGCTATCTGACCGTGGACATCAACTAAGTTAGACATTGGAGAGGACATTGTTATCAACTGAGATTGTACACCGATGTCAGCGGCTGTAGaatgtaaacacacattttAAGGAACCACAGAAACATTTCCGGGTGAGTATCGtaaaatatcaaaataaaagtatgaaGTAGCCCAATCCATGGGGATGGCTAGTGTGACGTCAGGAATCGTTAGGAATCAAGGTCACGTAAACAAAAATGGCTACAGCACAGGAACCATACTGTCTATGAACCGGTCACGTAGTGCTAGCCATGCCCATTGATGTCCACGGCTGGTCCACGGTGAAATTtctttaggcctacaacaaaagTAGACCACAGCAAAGCACAAATCTGTAGAACATTTTCAGATCAGGCAGGTCTTTAGTGTAGGTTTTTCTTCACATAGGTTCATAATTTCATGATAAGATGATTTCAGGTTATTTCATAAGACATTCTCAGTAATGTGAAAATAGCCAATGTTAAAACATGATCCTATTATAACAAAATTAacttttcatgtttttgtatcttttcctatggagttttcaatatgaatataatatcTGTATTTGTCAACCAAACTAATATCTCTGACACTTTGTCTCATTCTCTTATTTACACACAATAGGctctataggcctacacagacaTCCACAACAGCAGTTTTgaaataggcctataataaACCGCTATATGTTATGTTTATGGTTCTTAGATGCATTTGAGGCATCAATGCCCTCCACCAATGCGTCACCaagtctaaaaaaaaacatcagaagTTACCTCCAGACTTTCAAATGCATGCCAGGAAAGAGCTTTTGTAGTCATTGAACTACTAAGGTAAATTAACCTGCTCTGCATCTGGAAAACTGAAgctcgcgagatcaggatggtctcacgaggctaaaGGTATATGGCTGGAGTTGCTATAGGCTACtggtagcctgggtgccattccgaacttagtcccgcccacaacatttgaggtcgggaagtttggTCTGGCAGTGTtccattgtggtggaagtatgctcgccctatatcgggcggaccaatcaaatcaggctttacgatgatagacaggtgagcaacagcgtctggtctatcacgtcatctgagcacgctttgattaggcttatgtttgaaacaaaaacgctgtggctagaagcatacggcttttaagaccccatatggaaaattcatattatttaatgaggttgtatcactgaaaacgattatttctgaaaactttggccaaagttgagatgtgggaaaacttgtggtttcactttcatcaagggaaaacagcgctgttgcattgtgacatgttccctcattcgtttgaaatctctgattgaccacctgagGGATTTGcaacagcctttcccagctgtttaacatgtttgtagcatatcactgttcaacagaattatttttaaaaacggaggggatattagtccagtggacagaaagctgaacccggaaatgttgagtacaccaaagttttatgatggaaatatatagtatgggttcccagcatgcagaaactgtcggatgctaatttgcatatgttgggcaatttgtgtaatttagctaattagcataaattagcataatcacctatattgaccatgttagtatgttttaggggttactggagatgctgagtccatatctgacattttcaaaattcaaaatcactatttaaacttggtttggtcacGTTTTTACTCTCATTATGCTGATTTTTGAGTTTTTGGGAGCGATTTAGACGGAATTTTGGAggataaaaatgttcagtgtttaggaataatttggattctcaagttatttctgaattccacaatcattttggaaatagctattcactggccctctgctgtgactcacaattgagtaacaaagggaagaactagcctctactactcctcactgtcctcatccgttgtcctgtcgccatcttctccagactcttcatccctgtccttctgctgtttttgatgtgtaaatatattgccacatgtaacatcactgccTTTGCAGAAACAATAATTAGCGCAGGCCAGGCCTACTTTCCAGATACATGTATAGACAGTTTTAACCCAGCTTTGCAGTTACAGCTGATAACATCTAACAAATCAGGAGGAGCAACAGGACTTGAATCGAGGGTGGGCAAATTCCTCTTCTTTCTTCATACCTGTCTTCTAACTACCTCCAAACGCGGTTATATCCACAGCCGGTGGATCAGGACGGTCTGCTGCTTTCCAAAGCAGCACCTGTAGATGGGCACGTTTTCCATAGAGGAGCAAGACCCCACCGCCAGGGAtgaattactgcacgggcctaccgggccaggcccaggggcccaaggggtcaggggaccctgaagcccaagcctttgcatgaaatcattgcctcaatatcaacacatcaggatgtaggctatgaatctgattgaatttagtattggccatccccaaaatgcaccagaatacaggaaatcacatcaaagaaattaaaacatttctgaggaaggacccccaaaccccccatccacatatgcgacaattaatggggggcccttaatacatctgggcccaggggcccgaaagttcataatccgtccatgctcaCCACTAGGAGGAGGCCCAAGCAAAAGGATCCGACAAGACAACAAGACAGCTGAAtgtggtagagttgtaatagaaatagtaggcctaaactataggctaatctgcataaagtgtgctgtcataaatatcagacattcagtattctctctttttatatctggatgtaaaataatacagatatattacattgtaatcctctggtattctaaggtaggctattgaaatgtgtagtccccccctccaaaaaaagaaaaatcgaggttcgtatcaaaccgtgggtcaaaaattgTGATACGAATCGAATTgttaggttggtgtatcgttacagccctatcctccaaaaatctgtctaaattgtaccaaaaaaaagcttaatgagagtaaaatgtgaccaaaccaagtttaaatagtgattttgaatcttgatcagatatggactcaacataaaaacatacgaacattgtccattttggccaagcagctcttataatatgatcaatataggctattatgctaatttatgctaattagctcaattacacaaattgtccaacatatgcaaattagcatccggcagtttc from Alosa alosa isolate M-15738 ecotype Scorff River chromosome 1, AALO_Geno_1.1, whole genome shotgun sequence harbors:
- the LOC125298942 gene encoding zinc finger protein 227-like, with the translated sequence MSSPMSNLVDVHGQIASILEVLANAAVSEICKVVDDGYAVLRLEISKSQNEIDSLKKKLQMTKLRCRRVCSERHGAQGYGLGRLSSPAGVHMRGKTFHSIQSFQNSNSIPEVEHGPVSQNQDTSQKRPLHRNQNTHGQQQLTGASKELATVKTEDNTADYTTSCLSRENVVTDDYNEGCVNSSEEVRTEETRPLQKSDSDKTSHPHPQAHTLKHNREAERQTEDDSQFRTWQEAGQLLEDPLAWAQEQRKSGANTNISNADVDHGTFSRNKGTSESATNCLLSAGSIDWEPDLVLVDSVPIKVETDMTSDWNISEHGNMISNSTSGSNITCPPLNHRGEMPTTSPCHLTQAHQANQAERSQQLGRASLGNTGNAPFRCISCGKVFFQMAHLKRHERVHTGEKPFGCVRCGKRFSHRHQLTNHVRVHTGEKPFRCIHCGRHFTQSSHMKRHLSIHTGQTRSHSCAGCGRWYTTQGSLIRHQRSGCSFGS